The Opisthocomus hoazin isolate bOpiHoa1 chromosome 9, bOpiHoa1.hap1, whole genome shotgun sequence genomic sequence aggagagacatggacctgttggagcgggtccagaggagggccacaaaaatgatcggaaggatggagcacctctcctgtgaggaaaggctgagagacttcgggctgttcagtctggagaagagagggctgcagggagaccttattgcagcctttgggtacttaaaaggggcttataagaaagatagggacaaactttttagcagggcccgctgcaataggacaaggggtaatgattttaaactgaaagagggtagatttagactagatataaggaagaaatttttaatgatgagggtggtgaagcactggcacaggttgcccagagaggtggtagagaccccatccctggaaacattcagggtctgCTCACTGaagggggttggacttgatgaactttAAAGATACCTTCCAACACCAACTATTCTGTGTTTCTACATGCATGTATACACGTTGTACAATACAGCTGTTATGCTGTGGCTCTGCTGTACCCTCCTTTCAGAGCTGTTCTgcattttagcaggtaaaacaCTCCTGTTCCGAGGATGATTTTTCAACCTACCATTAATTCATTAAAACACACTTTCAACAAATAGTTTTCCACCTGGTGCCCACAGATCCCTGTGAGTCTGCAGACTACTTGAAAGGGCTCATAAAATTTTGAGAAAAGCAAGACTGCCTAAAGGCTTAAATTCTCTGTAAAAACAGATGGATTTCTACTGAAAAAGGTTAGGGATCTGTAAATAAAGAAAGGCAAAAGACTTTCAATATGAAGAAATTCCAGATAAGGGAGTGTATCATATGAGGTTGAGGATGATTAACAAATTTGAACACATACTTCCGCTGCACAGAGTAATGCAACTCCACTAACATTTATATTCATATATGCAAAAAAAGCATACACAGATCTTTAAAGATTAGAGAAACAATTATCAACATCTGAAGTACCTTCTGTATAATGTAAGGTATCAGGGCGTTGTTCCTGCATCTAACAGTGAGAAGTTTTTCAGCTCCTTTTGGTTTTGTTACATTTCAGTGACACAATGGACCTTGGGAGCAGAGGAAGAACCCACTGCAACATGAGACTCACCTGCTCCCTGCTAATCATGGGAGCATTCTGTGTGACACCTTTCCTCTGCCATAGCCAAAATGATCCACTAGCTGTTGGGCGAGCAGACCCCCAGTGTTGGGAATCCTCCTCAGCTGTCTTACTGGAGATGAGGAAGCCTCGCATTTCTGACTCTGTCAGTGGCTTTTGGGACTTCATGATCTTCCTGAAATCATCAGAGAACTTGAAACATGGGGCTCTGTTCTGGGACCTGGCTCAGCTCTTCTGGGATATCTACGTGGACTGTGTGCTCTCCAGAACCCATGGCCTAGGGAGAAGGCAGCTACCAGAAGCTGAACAGAAGATCGCTATCCTACATTCTCAGTTCACAGGGAGAAACCAAGGTTAATACTTCTTTAATACATGTCTCATGGGCAGTAACTAGAGtctagtaagaaagaaaaaatatacagGCTTATTGTGTTATGTGGTGATAGTACAGAAATACAGGACATTGCTGCACAACTGGCCCCTACTCCCCCAGTCCAGTCCAGAGCTATGTTTATGTTCAAAATGATCTCAGTAAAAATTTGACCTCCAAATAACCTGAACTCTAATGACAGCTTTTAAATTTCAGTTTGGTGTGGGAGGAGGGGCAGCAAAAAGTGAAACATAGGACGACTCAAACAAGGCAACGCAACATACACATGTATTCTTCCACACCAGCATTTTACCACTATTGTGCCATGGACAGGCTAGTTCCGAATTCCTCATCCCGAGAGGTGCATCACCCCAGAAATGCGTTGCACTGGTActgctggggagagaggcagTCTTTCAGCAGAAGAGTAAGGATATGCTTGATTGCCATCTAGTAGTCAACCACCAGATATCCCCTACTTCCATACTGGTAACTTTGCCCAACACAGTGGAAACAGACCTAGGACTCAGATGCGTGCAGGCTTTCAGACACAGCTACAGCTTCAGGAGGAAGAACACTACCCACGACACTAAATGCTGCAATTCCTAATCTCCAGGTTCCCAGCTCCAGAGCAGAATCCCCAGGCTTAAAGTAAGTGTCTCCATACATGGTAAAGCAAGAGCTGGCACGTCACAGCAGTATCTGCAAAAGGTAGCATGGCACTTCGCCTCTTCATTCCCAGCAGGAATATACAACATAGCTTTTCCTAAATCTTCATACCTTCCAAGGCTCCATTTCTGATCCTACTACCAACAGATGCATCTTTCCCTTGAGAATGTCCACTTTCATAAAGGGGCAGGTGCTATAATTTGATGGAGGGGTAGAAGTGCTGCTGCCATCACCAACAGTTGTAGCACACCAGGCCCACAGGGAGAAGACAGAACTGCCTTTCCACTTGAATGGATTCAGACCCTTATCACCACTTCCTAGATCAGTGTCTTAGTTAAGATGTTTGGGGGGAATGTCCTTGGAATAATgaaccacccctctgggcagttACCCGTTGGAGTGTCTCTAAATAAGACACTTGAACTCAGGGTTGTGCCGCCCCAGGGACACTATACCATTGGACAGTCCAGCTCTTGCCCACTAacctgaaaatgttttgtgtaCTGAAAGATAGGATTTGAGGCAGAAAGGATCAAGAGGTCCTCACCCCCATTACCTACAGAGAGTATCCTAGCCATTAAGCTAGGAGATGGGAGCTGTGTTTGAATCAATCCCCTCCGACTGAAGAACTCCTCACAGACACAGGGCCAGTTTCTAAACTCTGAGCCAGACAACCActatctgcattttaaaagcaaggaGTGGATCCTATCCTGCTCTGCAAAGAATCTGCAAAGAGTTATGCTATCACATACCTCTGAGAAGATCTTTACTGTGTTGAGACATGCTGATGGCAGGCAGCACAGAACCCTACTCTGGTTCCCAAGCGGCCTGAGACATCACAAAGGGAACAAGTTACTCCGTCTCCACCAGACCGATGCACCTTTGAGTGCAAACAGAATGCAGCTTCAGACACATGAGGCAGTAGTATTATCAAAAACTGCGACGCCCATCAGGCTAAAGAACCAGAGGGATTTTTGTGTTCAGGACTGCAGCTTTGAGTATCACTGTCTAAATTCCCCCTTAGCCTTTTGTTTACGTCTGGCTCTTCATGTCCATATCACATGATTTTCCTAAACAAGGAGCTTTTGTTCCAATCAAGATGTATTTTGAAGAATCAGATTGTGGGTTTTGTGATTAGTACCGACTTTTGCTTACTCCTACACAGAGAGATTTGAAGTACTACTAAGTATTCACACTTGAAGCCAAACAAGGATTCCCCCCTTCTCTATTCTTTTACCTCTTTGTTTTGCCAATTGTAACCAGTTAATCTGGTTTCTCTCTACAATTGATTAACATCAGTCAGTAGCAGGCAGCTTAAAGCAGTGACAGCCTAAATCTTATTTTTTGAAGGAGTTATCTAACCTCTCATCCAAGTCTCCCAGTTTCTTAACAAACCTAGCTGTTTTAATCTTTGTAACCCTTGACCCTACTGCCTTTGTTTCATCAGTGAAAGCAGAAATCAACTGCTGATAATTGCAGATAGAAATCACATTCTAGCAAACTATGAGGAATAGAAATACCGCTTCTTATGCGTAAAGAGATGTACAAGCCTGTTTTCTCAGCCCAAAGAGCAGCACTAACAGCATTTGAATGACCTTGTGTACTTTCTTCCATGTCTACACGGGCAGGTATGAATAGCTCTCAGTAGGCTTGTTCTAGAAGTCAAAGaataaagcaagatttttttgctttatacTGTTACTTTTGCAACGGTTAATAACATCTTTATTGCTCCATACCAAAGTTTTTCGTCTTATTCCTCTTAAATATTCACAATTTCAATTTGTGCTTCATTTTTTCTAATTGCAAACAGGATCATAACTCAGGAACAATCTGTAATCTGCATTCACTGTAGTTCCTTAAACATATCCTTGAATTTGAAAAGCAGGACAGAGATCTGGACTTGGCATAGAAATGTTGTTGTTAGGGTGTTATTCTAGTGTCAGGTTTCTTAACTAAAGGATAAATCCCATGAAGTCATTGTGAAAACTCAGTATCAGTTCCTGaacttttctaagaaaaaaaaccagaaaagcccTCCAAGCCAAAAAAACCTAGTGAAGTCCTTGGTAAAAGCTTCTCAGTAGTATGGAACAGAACTACTTTGTCACATCTATGAAGCACTTCCACCGTTCCCCACACTTTGCCCTCCTGGGAAACAAGTCTGAGTGTACACCACGGCAGCAGGAGAAGTAGCCCAGCTCCAGATGTAAAGGTTCAAACagttttcaaacagttttctgaacCAATCTagtcctgccaggctcctgaTTGTAGTTACTAACAGGTCTGAAGACACTCTTCAAACTCTACGCAACCCatgaaaaacataacaaaaccaaaccagctgTATATGAGTTATCTGACAAACTGCTTCCATCCACCTAACAACCCACTTCACCCAGCAGCGTTTCAGCTTTCCTAGATATCCTGCAGAGAAGTGTTAGCCAGCTTTAAACTGAGACAAGTAGGGAGAGTCCTTTACCATTACCTGGCCAAGGTATCTTTAGTAACTTATCCCTTTCCCCTAAAAAGACCCAAACACTATGAAAAAGCATATTTCATAAAAGCATGTCTAATATATTACAACACTGGTGTTAGATACATTACAGTTGTAACAACTCTTAGTGAGCCAAAATTAGACTTCAGAATCACAAGGAAAACATAGGTTTTGTACTTACAGCAACATCTTCCCAAAGAGCAGCTGTACAAGGCAACCCTCGTCAAAAAGCCACATAGCACAAGCACATCCCCAGTATAAGCATTGGAAGAATACGAACACAAAAACATCACAAAAGCCTGTTTTCTCCCcactctgcagccccccccccggctacCTCTCGAGTCAGAGTGGCCACAGCTGTGCACACCTCCCTCACAGGTGGAGGTGACTGGGCTCAGACCAGCCCTTGCACCTGGCCTGGGTGCTGGCGACAGACACAACTTGGTGTCCCAactctgctgggctgcagggtgccaTGGAAAGTAGTGAGGCAAAGGCTGCTGTATCAAGAATTTGAAGTCTGGTAAACAAACAAATACTGTGTTAACCAGTTACTTTTTCAGACAGTAAAATTGTCCAAATAAATGCAGCGCATCTGCTGGCTTTTGGAGATCATTGCAAAGAAAATGCCCCATAGTTCCTCAAAGAATTAACAAATGTGCTACTAAACTGTGTGAGAGATCTCATCCACCATGCAAGAAGGTTGATGACAAGACTAAGTCAGTAAGACTGTGAGCAGACTTGAGTGCTTTGACTCTTCTAATTACAAGTGGAAGAGTTTTATaggaagactgaaggaaaaag encodes the following:
- the FAM237A gene encoding protein FAM237A; this encodes MDLGSRGRTHCNMRLTCSLLIMGAFCVTPFLCHSQNDPLAVGRADPQCWESSSAVLLEMRKPRISDSVSGFWDFMIFLKSSENLKHGALFWDLAQLFWDIYVDCVLSRTHGLGRRQLPEAEQKIAILHSQFTGRNQGIFSHIQRLRVLKKKDSFEDLISIHMHKSRSTLLGKIIGELGEKRK